One window of the Runella slithyformis DSM 19594 genome contains the following:
- a CDS encoding nucleoside-diphosphate kinase, which yields MTTNRTFTMIKPDAVADGNSGAILKIIEEAGFRIVALKKTLLTKERAGEFYAVHAERPFYNDLCNYMSSGPIYAAILEKENAVADFRTLIGATNPAQAAEGTIRKLFAKSIEANAVHGSDSDENAALEGSFYFSKTEQF from the coding sequence ATGACGACCAACCGAACATTTACGATGATTAAGCCTGACGCAGTGGCAGACGGTAACTCAGGAGCTATTTTAAAAATAATTGAAGAGGCCGGATTCAGGATCGTTGCCCTCAAAAAAACCTTATTGACCAAAGAACGGGCCGGTGAGTTTTATGCTGTACATGCTGAGCGTCCTTTTTATAACGACCTTTGTAACTATATGTCTTCGGGGCCTATCTACGCCGCCATTCTGGAAAAAGAAAATGCCGTTGCTGACTTCCGTACCCTGATCGGCGCGACGAATCCCGCACAGGCCGCCGAAGGCACTATCCGTAAGCTGTTTGCCAAATCCATTGAAGCCAATGCCGTACACGGTTCTGACTCCGATGAGAATGCAGCCCTCGAAGGAAGCTTTTACTTCTCAAAAACAGAGCAGTTTTAA
- the rdgB gene encoding RdgB/HAM1 family non-canonical purine NTP pyrophosphatase, with protein sequence MKLCFATNNLHKLQEIKAILGDSFTLNTLKEIGCEEELPETTDTIEGNSRQKAEYVWEHFGTDCFADDSGLEVTALNGAPGVHSAYYGGSRDFQQNIARVLEELAPHTDRSARFKTVITLVIQGESYQFEGIVTGQLLKEQRGTQGFGYDPIFRPDGHERTFAEMTIEEKGKLSHRAKAFATLVDFLRSYKS encoded by the coding sequence ATGAAACTCTGCTTTGCGACCAATAACCTCCATAAGCTTCAGGAAATCAAAGCAATCTTGGGAGATTCCTTTACATTGAACACGCTGAAAGAAATCGGTTGTGAGGAAGAACTCCCCGAAACCACAGACACAATCGAAGGAAATTCTCGCCAAAAGGCTGAATATGTATGGGAGCATTTTGGCACAGACTGCTTTGCCGATGACTCCGGCCTGGAAGTAACGGCACTTAATGGTGCCCCCGGCGTACATTCAGCTTATTACGGGGGCTCGCGGGATTTTCAACAAAACATAGCGCGGGTGTTGGAAGAACTAGCGCCTCATACCGATCGAAGCGCCCGTTTTAAAACCGTTATTACGCTCGTCATTCAAGGTGAATCCTATCAGTTTGAAGGGATAGTCACCGGTCAATTATTAAAAGAACAGCGCGGCACGCAGGGATTCGGCTACGACCCCATCTTTCGCCCCGACGGCCACGAACGGACCTTTGCCGAAATGACCATTGAAGAAAAGGGAAAGTTGAGCCATCGGGCAAAAGCTTTTGCCACACTGGTCGATTTTCTGCGATCTTACAAGTCGTAA
- a CDS encoding LpxL/LpxP family acyltransferase codes for MKTSDSANYQRALLDCEDALNRVNLHEEEGFTVRFAIFSANLTNFLPEIPQSEHFGLFKSLLNNLAFESFERNLLQIGDFCEVKGNVKALKSARTPHIFCTFHLGSYRIIANMLIRMGHNFSTIVRQDVYNKQLESMMSYTARMKEKYDTESQVSVLNAEDPQILLKLIRELKSGRSLLVYLDGNTGSGDEKLDPVDFLSQKINARKGMTYLSYLTGVPLVPVVSYRKPDRSNMLYLGEAIKAEAGITREEFSTQTLQYLFDFFAKYVASYPEQWEGWNYIHNALVNREESLQSPPHSAYKRIQYEFNFSRYSIFELQDAPVLFDKILYSTYEISDGLKEYLLKPPFVNPKQALGKYVFKELVRQGILI; via the coding sequence ATGAAGACCTCGGATTCAGCCAATTATCAACGTGCACTTCTGGACTGTGAAGACGCGCTCAACCGAGTCAATTTACACGAAGAGGAAGGATTTACGGTAAGGTTTGCCATTTTTTCAGCCAACCTTACCAACTTTCTCCCGGAAATCCCCCAATCAGAACACTTCGGTCTTTTCAAAAGCTTATTAAACAATCTGGCTTTTGAAAGTTTCGAGCGTAATCTACTTCAAATAGGTGATTTCTGCGAAGTCAAAGGAAATGTCAAAGCGCTGAAATCCGCTCGTACCCCCCACATTTTTTGTACCTTTCACCTAGGCTCTTATCGGATCATAGCCAACATGCTCATCCGTATGGGGCACAATTTTTCTACCATCGTCAGGCAGGATGTGTATAATAAACAACTTGAATCCATGATGAGCTACACCGCTCGGATGAAAGAAAAATACGACACTGAAAGCCAAGTCAGTGTACTCAACGCCGAAGATCCCCAAATACTCCTGAAATTGATCAGAGAGCTTAAATCAGGCCGATCACTTCTGGTCTATTTGGATGGGAATACAGGCTCAGGGGATGAAAAACTTGATCCGGTCGACTTTTTAAGTCAAAAAATTAACGCCCGAAAAGGCATGACCTACCTTAGTTATCTTACGGGAGTCCCGCTTGTTCCTGTTGTTTCATACCGCAAGCCCGACCGCAGCAATATGCTTTACCTGGGTGAAGCCATTAAGGCCGAAGCCGGTATCACCAGGGAAGAGTTTTCAACTCAAACATTACAGTATCTATTTGATTTCTTTGCCAAGTATGTGGCTTCCTATCCTGAGCAATGGGAAGGATGGAATTATATTCATAACGCATTAGTTAACCGGGAAGAATCACTGCAGTCACCGCCTCACTCTGCCTATAAAAGAATTCAGTACGAATTCAATTTCAGCAGATACAGCATTTTTGAATTACAGGATGCGCCGGTACTGTTTGATAAAATCCTTTATTCTACCTACGAAATTTCTGATGGCTTAAAAGAATACCTTTTGAAACCTCCGTTTGTCAATCCCAAACAGGCTCTTGGGAAATATGTTTTTAAAGAATTGGTAAGGCAGGGGATTCTGATCTAA
- a CDS encoding LytTR family DNA-binding domain-containing protein, with protein MSSLTLTRSLYRSPQNGLVFLLVIVLFFEIIGWAISPQNKLYTYSSYQTLFSYLKNLFLGLLAPEFCTLYIMVFLIDAFHRFLGIRKVNINFSSMVKYEASFLPLFIISFFLFFPITLHVRFLLREFPHYSLNRYIDLYVFQGFTLQTYLMYLPFVVLLGYILVNAALVKDFLDSGLSAKGVVTKALKTGPFSQIQPLSPALAVGEVEKKDVYPRVIEAKMGTGDIYLKLEECYYFETDEERYYVVHPKGRFRVMKPLSILEEELNPLHFFRAHRSYLINLDHLNSYIYWEKGKYIIYMRAADELKEIMMSRQRFPAFKDALAANRSR; from the coding sequence ATGAGTTCACTAACTCTGACTCGGTCCCTGTATCGAAGCCCACAAAATGGCTTGGTATTTCTGTTGGTTATAGTCCTGTTTTTCGAAATCATCGGATGGGCTATTTCTCCGCAAAATAAGCTGTACACCTATAGTTCGTACCAAACCCTTTTTTCGTATTTAAAAAACCTCTTTTTGGGGTTGCTTGCTCCTGAGTTTTGTACGTTATATATAATGGTGTTTTTAATTGATGCTTTTCACCGTTTTCTCGGCATCAGAAAAGTAAACATCAATTTCTCCTCAATGGTAAAATATGAGGCTTCATTTTTACCATTGTTCATTATCTCTTTTTTCCTGTTCTTTCCTATTACCTTACATGTTCGCTTTTTGCTGAGAGAGTTTCCGCATTACTCATTGAATCGGTATATTGACCTGTATGTTTTTCAGGGGTTTACTTTACAGACCTACCTTATGTATCTGCCGTTCGTTGTATTGCTGGGGTACATTTTGGTGAATGCCGCACTCGTTAAAGATTTTCTGGACAGTGGTTTATCTGCAAAAGGTGTTGTTACAAAAGCACTCAAAACGGGGCCCTTTTCGCAAATACAGCCCCTATCTCCTGCCTTGGCAGTAGGGGAAGTTGAAAAAAAGGACGTCTACCCGCGTGTTATTGAAGCCAAAATGGGTACAGGCGATATCTATTTAAAATTGGAAGAATGTTATTATTTCGAAACAGATGAAGAGCGCTACTATGTAGTGCATCCCAAGGGTCGTTTTCGCGTAATGAAACCATTGTCCATTTTAGAGGAGGAATTAAATCCCCTGCACTTCTTTAGGGCGCACCGAAGTTATCTCATAAACCTTGACCACCTAAACAGTTATATCTACTGGGAAAAAGGAAAGTACATTATCTACATGAGAGCGGCTGATGAACTCAAAGAAATCATGATGTCTCGTCAGCGTTTCCCTGCTTTTAAAGATGCTTTGGCAGCCAATCGAAGCCGTTGA
- a CDS encoding FKBP-type peptidyl-prolyl cis-trans isomerase — translation MKFKSILSFFAAGALLAACNNRVSVSDTGLKYQIHDQKGEGRKPKIGDILTVQLVLKNSRDSVLRDTYKEGRPLQVMLQTPPFKGSFEEGLAMLAKGDSASFFVSADSLFTRMMQPLPAGITKGTDIQFTVKVLEVQNEQEFQKGQAAAREGQVKVDAKIIDAYVAKNSLKTIETPSGLNYVIVKEGEGVKPVAGNMVSVHYVGKLLDGKEFDSSYKNPQSGGKPVDFPIGQGMVIPGWEEGIMNMRKGGKSTFIIPSSLAYGEAGSPGTIPPNSVLVFDVELVDVKNAPKQQ, via the coding sequence ATGAAATTTAAATCAATACTTTCTTTTTTTGCAGCGGGAGCCCTGCTTGCTGCGTGTAACAATCGCGTCAGTGTAAGCGACACAGGCTTGAAATACCAGATTCATGACCAGAAAGGCGAAGGTCGCAAACCCAAAATCGGTGATATCCTGACCGTACAACTGGTTCTGAAAAACAGTCGTGATTCGGTTTTGCGAGATACTTACAAAGAAGGTCGTCCGCTTCAGGTGATGCTCCAAACCCCTCCTTTTAAAGGTTCTTTTGAAGAAGGGCTGGCGATGTTGGCCAAAGGCGACAGTGCCTCCTTTTTCGTAAGTGCAGATTCGCTTTTTACGCGTATGATGCAGCCCCTGCCCGCAGGTATTACCAAAGGAACCGACATTCAGTTTACGGTCAAAGTACTTGAAGTTCAAAATGAGCAGGAATTCCAAAAAGGACAGGCTGCCGCGCGTGAAGGACAGGTAAAAGTGGATGCTAAGATCATTGATGCTTACGTGGCCAAAAATTCGCTGAAAACGATTGAAACGCCGTCAGGGTTAAATTACGTAATCGTAAAAGAAGGAGAGGGAGTGAAGCCCGTAGCCGGCAATATGGTATCGGTGCATTACGTTGGTAAGCTGCTGGATGGCAAAGAATTTGACAGTTCATATAAAAATCCGCAAAGCGGCGGCAAGCCGGTCGATTTCCCGATTGGTCAGGGAATGGTGATTCCCGGTTGGGAAGAAGGCATTATGAATATGCGAAAAGGCGGTAAGAGTACGTTTATTATACCATCAAGTTTAGCCTACGGCGAAGCCGGCTCGCCGGGTACTATTCCGCCAAATTCGGTATTGGTATTTGACGTAGAGCTTGTGGATGTAAAAAATGCGCCGAAACAGCAATAG
- a CDS encoding DivIVA domain-containing protein translates to MKITPIEIRQHTFQRVLRGYDVEEVGAFLSSLSNEWERVLNENKMLKMQLEIAEKDLNKLREVELTMFRMLKTAEDTSAQMTEQAKVAAEQYIEDARQKGEDLVNDARKKANMLVVDAENQSKYVREEILGEFKNHERDFKAMEKYRDNLIVQLKTLANNTVDSIERFEKKFSQVTVQEKFNDLRIQVTDSLKIGEDVQKVRLESEKAVEEVIAGEAPEESVAAIEGDATAKTPEDTAAITEAEVAEETVEESKEEPTEQEGKPDNDKKIQEEGSFFDQI, encoded by the coding sequence ATGAAAATAACGCCGATTGAAATTCGCCAGCATACTTTTCAAAGGGTTTTACGTGGATATGATGTAGAGGAAGTGGGCGCTTTTTTGTCGTCTCTTTCCAATGAATGGGAGCGCGTATTGAACGAGAATAAGATGCTCAAAATGCAATTGGAGATTGCGGAGAAGGATCTAAATAAGCTCCGTGAAGTCGAATTGACAATGTTCCGAATGCTCAAAACGGCGGAAGATACCAGTGCTCAAATGACCGAACAGGCCAAAGTAGCGGCTGAGCAATACATTGAAGATGCGCGCCAAAAAGGAGAAGATTTGGTTAATGACGCGCGCAAAAAAGCCAATATGTTGGTTGTAGACGCTGAAAATCAATCAAAATACGTGCGGGAAGAAATCCTTGGGGAATTTAAAAACCATGAGCGCGATTTCAAAGCCATGGAAAAATACCGCGACAATTTGATTGTCCAGCTAAAAACCCTGGCTAATAATACCGTTGACAGCATTGAGCGCTTTGAAAAGAAATTTTCGCAGGTGACCGTTCAGGAAAAATTCAATGATTTGCGTATACAAGTGACCGATTCGCTGAAAATAGGAGAAGATGTGCAGAAGGTACGCTTGGAATCAGAGAAGGCCGTAGAAGAAGTAATTGCCGGTGAAGCACCCGAAGAGTCCGTGGCGGCAATAGAGGGGGATGCAACGGCTAAAACCCCCGAAGATACCGCCGCTATCACCGAAGCAGAAGTTGCGGAAGAAACCGTCGAAGAATCGAAAGAGGAACCGACAGAACAAGAAGGAAAACCTGATAACGATAAAAAAATACAGGAAGAAGGGTCCTTTTTTGACCAAATCTAA
- a CDS encoding response regulator transcription factor — protein sequence MKNNEMRLRKVDSSVLVAKEEPFSCEVLSKLLEREGFDVVGRANELNDLIQKIHTKKPKCVIVEANLIGKETNHLLKELSESCHPPKLVLYFNNSNSKELTKALDANFQGYLYSEDRLEELYKCMLYIQTQSKYYSDGFKDLIKKQGLREIDSETKQKLKTLTKREKQILYLVTEGLTGYEISDSLCISYRTLANHKQNLIHKLGLESNRQLLKFGLQIKSHINTL from the coding sequence ATGAAAAACAATGAAATGCGGCTTCGCAAAGTTGACTCTTCTGTATTGGTAGCAAAAGAGGAACCGTTTTCCTGCGAAGTCTTAAGTAAACTGCTGGAAAGAGAAGGCTTTGACGTAGTGGGCCGCGCCAATGAGCTAAACGACCTTATCCAAAAAATCCATACCAAAAAGCCCAAATGCGTCATTGTGGAGGCAAACCTGATTGGGAAAGAAACAAACCATCTATTAAAAGAATTATCAGAATCCTGCCATCCTCCCAAATTGGTCCTTTACTTCAATAATTCCAATTCAAAAGAGTTGACCAAAGCCCTTGATGCCAATTTTCAAGGATATTTATACTCTGAAGATCGTCTGGAAGAGCTCTACAAGTGCATGCTGTACATTCAAACACAATCCAAGTATTACAGCGATGGATTTAAAGATTTGATCAAAAAGCAGGGCCTGAGGGAAATAGACAGTGAGACAAAGCAAAAACTAAAAACTCTGACGAAACGGGAAAAGCAGATTCTTTACTTAGTGACCGAAGGATTGACCGGCTATGAGATTTCCGATTCGCTTTGTATCAGCTATCGAACATTAGCCAATCATAAGCAAAACCTGATTCATAAATTGGGACTGGAAAGTAACCGGCAGCTTTTGAAGTTTGGCTTACAGATCAAATCGCACATCAATACGTTATAG
- a CDS encoding DHH family phosphoesterase, with amino-acid sequence MQQWNAFYELIHSDSKRFVILTHQNPDADAIGSSLGWKLYLQKKGHIATVIIPNECPSNLRWMPDFAEVVTFDQNAQTVALSKKLLEEAEVICCLDFNALHRIKGLGGLAQNSQAVKVLIDHHIEPETFADFVFSDTTRAATAQYILEIIQQLGDAPLLDKPIAECLYAGIMTDTGSFRHGSTTPEVHLAVAELMKTGLNVNYVHRSIFDNNSLGRTRLLGYVLSEKLTYLPEYRTVYMTISMDELKRFNSEIGDTDGIVNFGLSLENVVMSVLLIERRDEIKLSFRSVQDFSVRDLANKYFSGGGHKNASGGRTGTTLAETVNLLLSVLPEYQTQLLNVEK; translated from the coding sequence ATGCAACAGTGGAACGCCTTTTACGAACTGATTCATTCGGATTCAAAACGTTTTGTGATACTTACCCACCAAAACCCGGATGCGGATGCGATCGGGTCTTCTTTGGGATGGAAACTATACCTTCAGAAAAAAGGACATATCGCTACGGTCATTATTCCTAACGAATGCCCTTCCAATCTGCGTTGGATGCCGGACTTTGCCGAAGTGGTCACTTTCGACCAAAATGCACAAACCGTAGCCTTATCCAAAAAGCTTTTAGAGGAAGCCGAGGTCATTTGCTGTCTGGATTTCAATGCGCTGCATCGTATAAAAGGGCTGGGGGGACTGGCTCAAAATTCTCAAGCCGTCAAAGTCCTGATCGACCATCATATCGAACCTGAAACATTTGCCGATTTTGTTTTTTCAGATACAACAAGAGCGGCTACGGCTCAGTATATTTTGGAAATCATCCAACAACTGGGCGATGCGCCGTTGCTGGATAAGCCCATCGCTGAATGTCTCTATGCCGGCATCATGACCGATACGGGCTCGTTCCGACATGGCAGTACCACGCCGGAAGTACATTTGGCCGTCGCGGAATTGATGAAAACAGGCCTGAATGTAAATTATGTACACCGCTCTATTTTTGATAATAATTCGCTCGGACGCACCCGCCTGCTCGGCTATGTGCTTTCTGAGAAACTGACGTACCTGCCTGAGTACCGTACCGTGTACATGACCATTTCAATGGATGAGCTTAAACGGTTTAATTCAGAGATCGGCGATACGGACGGAATCGTCAATTTTGGCCTTTCACTCGAAAATGTGGTGATGTCGGTACTGCTCATTGAGCGACGGGACGAGATAAAGCTGTCGTTTCGGTCAGTGCAGGATTTTTCGGTGCGAGACCTTGCCAATAAGTACTTTTCCGGCGGAGGCCACAAAAATGCGTCGGGCGGGCGTACGGGCACAACATTGGCCGAAACGGTAAATTTGCTTTTATCCGTACTTCCCGAATACCAAACCCAGCTTTTAAACGTTGAGAAATAG
- a CDS encoding FKBP-type peptidyl-prolyl cis-trans isomerase, with protein MRGTLILGLVVSLAVTIVACEQTEEAFQDRKTRENKAEIRSYLAANGIQADSLRSGLYFAVKNTNPTAQKPQIGDEITFRYVAKRFDGTVVDSSLAGINDVYIRSFSSRDITDPAYAMAYRFNPVPSFEELLSAPQEKVREGDKVSLFVPWSLRGTGDVSLLAPLYIPIRYDLDILKVRTEDEQIEDFIALNKIVGLEKNPNNGLRFVKTKVYPDSALIPVNTTVSVTYTGKLIRNGRKFDSGTIDVNVVDPTGTASGGVVKGFNDGIAKMRYGEKAIVIFPSVLGYGLQGSNPKIPAYSPLIFEVEAKRK; from the coding sequence ATGAGGGGAACGTTAATTTTAGGGTTAGTTGTAAGCTTGGCTGTGACGATTGTAGCTTGCGAACAAACCGAAGAAGCCTTTCAAGACCGTAAAACGCGCGAGAATAAAGCCGAAATACGAAGCTATTTGGCCGCCAATGGGATTCAGGCCGACAGCCTCCGGAGTGGCCTGTATTTTGCAGTTAAAAATACAAACCCCACGGCTCAAAAGCCTCAGATAGGAGATGAGATCACGTTTCGATACGTTGCCAAACGTTTTGACGGCACCGTCGTAGACAGCAGTCTGGCGGGAATAAATGATGTCTATATTCGCTCCTTTAGCTCCCGAGATATCACCGATCCTGCGTATGCTATGGCGTATCGTTTTAATCCGGTTCCTTCGTTTGAAGAACTGCTGTCTGCACCGCAGGAAAAAGTCAGAGAAGGAGATAAAGTGTCCCTTTTTGTGCCGTGGTCGTTGAGAGGGACGGGCGATGTATCGCTTTTGGCTCCGTTGTACATTCCGATACGCTACGATCTGGACATACTGAAAGTACGCACCGAAGACGAGCAAATTGAAGACTTTATTGCGCTGAATAAAATTGTGGGACTGGAGAAAAACCCAAACAACGGACTTCGTTTTGTAAAGACTAAGGTCTATCCCGATTCCGCCCTGATTCCTGTTAATACCACAGTAAGCGTAACTTATACGGGCAAATTGATTCGGAATGGAAGAAAATTTGATTCCGGTACCATTGATGTTAACGTGGTGGATCCTACAGGAACTGCTTCCGGCGGTGTAGTGAAAGGATTTAATGATGGTATTGCTAAAATGCGGTACGGCGAAAAAGCTATCGTGATTTTTCCTTCTGTGCTCGGATACGGACTGCAGGGAAGCAACCCTAAAATACCGGCGTATTCACCGCTAATATTTGAAGTAGAAGCCAAACGAAAATAA
- the folB gene encoding dihydroneopterin aldolase, giving the protein MGTVSLEGIEFFAYHGTSEEEQKIGNKFSIDVTITTDFTEAARHDRLKGTVNYEVVYRVVAKVMQKSSRLLEHIAYNIIEEIRSAYPQVDTIEVSVSKFNPPVGGVCARSRITMKG; this is encoded by the coding sequence TTGGGCACAGTTTCACTTGAAGGAATCGAGTTCTTCGCGTACCACGGTACATCTGAAGAAGAGCAAAAAATAGGCAATAAATTTTCGATAGACGTCACTATCACGACCGATTTTACAGAAGCTGCCCGGCATGACCGACTGAAAGGAACGGTTAACTATGAGGTAGTATATCGGGTGGTGGCGAAGGTAATGCAAAAATCCAGCCGCCTTTTGGAGCATATCGCCTATAACATCATCGAAGAAATACGAAGTGCGTACCCGCAGGTAGATACGATCGAAGTAAGCGTATCGAAATTTAATCCTCCCGTGGGCGGAGTTTGCGCCAGGTCAAGGATTACAATGAAAGGGTAG
- a CDS encoding M61 family metallopeptidase produces the protein MQYRLYSDHPESRYIEVECSMKITPAELLEIQLPAWRPGRYELQNFAKNIQQFGVFDTEGNALSFRKITKDRWLVQTREVSDIIVRYNYYSNVLNAGSSYVSDEFWYVNPVNLCVYTDENLDKPCTLELVIPDDYLIACGLPQQPQPGATGSKILMAKDYYELVDSPLIASATIQCRTYQVDTTIFHVWMQGNIKPDWQRILADFQKFTAAQVKTMGGFPESKYHFLNLILPTPYYHGVEHRHSTMIVLGPDDEGEGLYTDLLGVSSHELYHAWNIIRIRPKELLPYDFTKENYFSTCFVAEGVTTYYGDLYLRRSGVFDDTAYFRELQVYMKRHFENNRDAQQSLTESSWDLWLDGYEKGIPRRKVSVYHKGALAALVLDITIRRNHEHKKSLDDVMRLMWQRFGIPFVGYSFEDYQAVVEEVAGEPLEWYWKDCILSNTPLENHLNHALSWVGLQMVTFSDGTVHLQELENERAVLQRNKWLNDDC, from the coding sequence ATGCAGTATCGCCTCTATTCTGACCACCCCGAAAGCCGTTATATTGAAGTAGAGTGCAGTATGAAAATTACCCCTGCGGAATTGCTTGAGATCCAATTGCCTGCGTGGCGTCCGGGACGGTATGAATTGCAGAATTTTGCAAAAAATATCCAACAATTCGGTGTTTTTGACACCGAAGGAAATGCGCTTTCTTTTCGTAAAATCACCAAAGACCGTTGGTTGGTCCAAACCCGTGAAGTCTCCGATATTATAGTTCGGTATAATTACTACAGTAATGTCTTAAATGCCGGCAGCAGCTATGTAAGCGACGAATTTTGGTACGTCAATCCTGTCAATCTTTGTGTGTATACGGATGAAAATTTGGATAAACCCTGTACGCTGGAGTTAGTGATTCCGGATGATTATTTGATTGCCTGCGGTTTGCCGCAGCAGCCTCAACCCGGAGCAACCGGCAGCAAGATATTGATGGCTAAGGATTACTACGAATTGGTGGACAGTCCGCTGATTGCCTCGGCCACGATCCAATGCCGGACCTATCAGGTCGATACGACCATATTTCATGTGTGGATGCAGGGAAATATTAAACCCGACTGGCAGCGGATTCTTGCCGATTTTCAGAAATTTACCGCTGCTCAGGTCAAAACAATGGGGGGATTTCCCGAATCGAAATACCATTTTTTAAACCTCATTCTACCCACTCCCTATTACCACGGCGTAGAGCATCGTCACTCAACAATGATCGTCTTGGGGCCTGACGATGAAGGAGAGGGCTTGTATACTGACCTACTGGGTGTGAGCTCCCATGAGTTGTATCACGCCTGGAACATCATTCGTATCCGTCCCAAAGAACTGTTGCCCTACGATTTTACGAAAGAAAACTACTTCAGTACCTGTTTTGTTGCCGAAGGCGTGACCACGTACTACGGCGATTTATATTTGCGACGCTCGGGTGTATTTGATGATACTGCGTATTTTCGGGAACTTCAGGTCTATATGAAGCGACATTTTGAAAATAACCGAGATGCGCAGCAGTCATTGACGGAATCGTCGTGGGATTTGTGGTTGGATGGGTACGAAAAAGGAATACCCCGACGAAAAGTGTCGGTATATCATAAAGGAGCGTTGGCGGCGTTAGTATTGGATATAACCATTCGCAGAAATCACGAACATAAAAAATCTCTGGATGATGTAATGCGGTTGATGTGGCAGCGTTTTGGCATACCATTTGTAGGGTATTCATTTGAAGACTATCAGGCCGTAGTGGAAGAGGTAGCCGGAGAGCCGCTTGAATGGTATTGGAAAGACTGTATTTTAAGTAATACTCCGCTGGAAAATCACCTGAATCACGCACTTTCGTGGGTAGGTCTTCAAATGGTTACGTTCAGCGATGGAACGGTGCATTTGCAGGAATTAGAGAATGAACGGGCGGTTTTGCAGCGAAATAAATGGCTGAACGATGATTGTTAG